In a genomic window of Flavobacteriales bacterium:
- a CDS encoding sensor histidine kinase, with translation MRDASARGDTAMLTGLHAEAVARGDQEGHQQALLARAIAAYRKDDFLRCGALCDSLLRSPLDPGPLRSIASRFQSMVSTGFSNARQAVLLAEHGLAGLDTAAFPIDAADLLVVLAEAHLEEGDMEAALHALKRADGIASARNYQRGLALVEFSLGSMSFMQGRFGPAQQQYRSALRMATQGGYDVLAQNAATNLALASSQAGDPEAASLVFDSLLASLGSANPALRAWLHHSQAMIEIDAKDFGSALKRCERALPICDSVGFEIGKVKLLAIMGVSVEGLGDSRRAIELYQQALDLARSRSMHDEALSMHWSLHQANRRIGEQEGAYVHLMAYTQLSDSLKGARFNERMAYEQVRFDTERKERRIAEQEQRLELAAAEDRRKALQRNLSLALTFVLLVAAALLWRTLLVRRRLAAKERELHLNQVDQMIAQHDARSVAALMEVQERTQKRIAADLHDQMGGAFATIRMQLEGLEARMPAVGATEQYAMVKNLIHGAGDELRRVSHELAEGPLADRGLQHALIELRDAVNKSGMVQVELRARNLEHRMKRQEETTAYRIVQELVTNALKHARAARITIDAERQEDELLISVSDDGVGFDPTSSSGGLGMGNLQARVAELGGELHLESAPGKGTQARARFPLAG, from the coding sequence TTGCGCGACGCAAGCGCGCGTGGCGATACGGCAATGCTGACCGGGCTCCATGCGGAGGCCGTTGCGCGCGGTGACCAGGAGGGCCATCAACAGGCGCTGCTCGCACGAGCCATTGCCGCTTACCGGAAGGATGATTTCCTGCGATGCGGCGCGCTCTGCGACAGCTTGCTCCGGTCACCGCTGGACCCGGGTCCATTGCGCTCCATCGCCAGCCGATTCCAATCCATGGTGAGCACGGGCTTCAGCAACGCCCGGCAGGCCGTGCTGCTTGCCGAGCATGGACTAGCCGGCCTCGATACGGCCGCTTTCCCGATTGATGCGGCTGACCTGCTCGTGGTGCTTGCAGAGGCGCACTTGGAGGAAGGCGATATGGAAGCGGCGCTCCATGCACTCAAGCGCGCTGACGGCATCGCGTCGGCCAGGAATTACCAACGAGGCCTGGCTTTGGTCGAGTTCAGCTTGGGAAGCATGAGCTTCATGCAAGGGAGATTCGGACCGGCGCAGCAGCAGTATCGATCGGCGCTCCGCATGGCCACACAGGGCGGCTACGATGTGCTCGCGCAGAATGCTGCAACCAATCTTGCCTTGGCTTCCTCACAGGCCGGTGACCCGGAGGCGGCCAGCCTGGTCTTCGACAGCCTGCTGGCGTCCCTTGGATCAGCCAATCCCGCCTTGCGCGCCTGGCTGCACCATAGCCAAGCCATGATCGAGATCGATGCGAAGGATTTCGGATCCGCCCTCAAGCGGTGCGAGCGCGCGCTTCCTATCTGCGATTCGGTCGGATTCGAGATCGGCAAGGTGAAGCTGCTGGCCATCATGGGCGTCTCGGTTGAAGGGCTCGGTGATTCCCGCAGGGCCATTGAGCTGTATCAGCAAGCGCTTGATCTGGCCCGGTCGCGTAGCATGCACGACGAGGCACTCAGCATGCACTGGTCCTTGCACCAAGCGAATCGGAGGATCGGCGAACAGGAAGGGGCCTATGTGCACCTCATGGCCTACACGCAGCTCTCCGATTCGCTGAAAGGAGCGCGCTTCAACGAGCGGATGGCCTACGAGCAAGTGCGCTTCGACACCGAGCGCAAGGAGCGGCGCATCGCCGAGCAGGAGCAGAGGCTCGAGCTCGCTGCCGCTGAAGACCGGCGCAAGGCCCTGCAGCGCAACCTCTCACTCGCCCTGACCTTCGTGCTGCTCGTGGCTGCTGCGTTGCTCTGGCGGACTCTTCTGGTCCGTAGAAGACTTGCCGCGAAGGAGCGGGAGCTGCACCTGAATCAAGTCGACCAGATGATCGCGCAGCACGATGCGCGCAGCGTGGCTGCCCTGATGGAGGTGCAGGAACGGACGCAGAAACGGATCGCGGCGGACCTCCATGATCAGATGGGAGGCGCCTTCGCTACCATCCGCATGCAGCTCGAAGGGCTCGAGGCGCGCATGCCGGCCGTCGGCGCCACGGAGCAGTACGCCATGGTGAAGAACCTGATCCATGGCGCGGGCGATGAGCTCCGCAGGGTCAGCCATGAGCTGGCCGAAGGCCCCTTGGCGGACCGCGGATTGCAGCACGCGCTCATCGAATTGCGCGATGCCGTGAACAAGAGCGGAATGGTGCAGGTGGAGCTGCGGGCCCGCAACCTGGAGCATCGCATGAAGCGGCAGGAAGAGACCACGGCTTATCGGATCGTCCAGGAACTGGTGACCAATGCGCTGAAGCACGCGCGCGCCGCCCGGATCACCATCGATGCGGAACGCCAGGAGGACGAACTCCTGATCAGTGTCTCCGACGATGGCGTCGGCTTCGACCCCACTTCCTCGAGCGGAGGATTGGGCATGGGCAACTTGCAAGCACGGGTCGCCGAGCTCGGCGGAGAGCTGCATTTGGAGAGCGCCCCAGGGAAGGGCACCCAGGCGCGGGCCCGCTTTCCGTTGGCCGGCTAG
- a CDS encoding pyruvate dehydrogenase complex E1 component subunit beta codes for MRTIQFREALNEAMSEEMRRDPNVFLMGEEVAEYDGAYKVSKGMLAEFGPKRVIDTPIAELGFTAIGVGAAMNGLRPIVEFMTWNFAVLASDQIINHAAKMLQMSGGQFHVPIVFRGGNGSAGQLAATHSQSFEAMYANVPGLKVITPSNPYDAKGLLKAAIRDDDPVLFMESERMYGDKGEVPDGEYLLPIGKATIAREGKDVTIVSFGKMMKVALAAADELKKEGIDADVIDLRTIRPMDHAAIINSVRKTNRLVVIDENWPVASISSEIAYRVQKDAFDFLDAPVLRINQADTPLPFAPGLIEESLPSAAKVVRAVKEAMYLVK; via the coding sequence ATGCGCACCATCCAGTTCCGCGAGGCCCTCAACGAGGCGATGTCCGAAGAGATGCGCCGCGACCCGAACGTGTTCCTCATGGGTGAGGAAGTGGCCGAGTACGATGGCGCTTATAAGGTGAGCAAGGGCATGCTGGCGGAGTTCGGCCCGAAGCGCGTGATCGATACCCCGATCGCCGAACTGGGCTTCACGGCCATCGGCGTGGGCGCAGCCATGAACGGCTTGCGGCCCATCGTGGAGTTCATGACCTGGAACTTCGCGGTCCTTGCCAGCGATCAGATCATCAACCACGCCGCCAAGATGCTCCAGATGAGCGGCGGGCAATTCCACGTGCCTATTGTCTTCCGCGGCGGAAACGGCAGCGCGGGCCAGCTGGCCGCCACCCACAGCCAGAGCTTCGAGGCCATGTACGCCAACGTGCCCGGCCTCAAGGTGATCACGCCCAGCAATCCCTACGATGCCAAGGGCCTCTTGAAAGCCGCCATCCGCGACGACGATCCCGTGCTCTTCATGGAGAGCGAGCGCATGTACGGCGACAAGGGCGAGGTGCCCGATGGCGAGTACCTGCTGCCCATCGGCAAGGCCACCATCGCGCGCGAAGGCAAGGATGTCACCATTGTCTCTTTCGGGAAGATGATGAAGGTGGCGCTCGCCGCTGCGGATGAATTGAAGAAGGAAGGGATCGATGCCGATGTGATCGACCTGCGCACCATCCGTCCGATGGACCATGCCGCCATCATCAACAGCGTTCGCAAGACGAACCGCTTGGTTGTGATCGATGAGAACTGGCCCGTGGCCAGCATCAGCAGCGAGATCGCTTACCGCGTGCAGAAGGACGCCTTCGATTTCCTCGACGCTCCCGTGCTGCGGATCAATCAGGCCGATACCCCGCTGCCCTTCGCGCCGGGACTCATTGAAGAGTCGTTGCCGAGCGCGGCGAAAGTGGTACGCGCTGTGAAGGAGGCGATGTACCTGGTGAAGTAA
- a CDS encoding YfhO family protein, whose product MNPGAIDQGADAWARRWGWLLIAVAVLLAYWPLSSFQWTLTHGDTLNCWLPWRWFIASSLHNGQFPLWNPHQQFGYPMHADLQGPSWYVEAIALGGTIGHGIHVLQALFLLYVMIGGWGVMRLIRNLHGDARAGSLVGLAYALGGFFTGHQQHFYAVISAAWLPWMLDAFLRLMQEPGWRPAARVSLFQGLLLTGGNHTFTIIGAYLLAAVFALQAWRTWRADGSRALGPLLLWSMAAAIGSAVVGAGALHAWIDAGPHLARSGPLAYGIAIQGSVTWPALTSLLFPFAVGADQARIGADPSMANHYMGLIALVLAAASLLRRRTAIENLLLITGLLCGLIAAGPATPIHRWAFDLVPGFDLFRFPSYFMVFSWLAAMILAGGTITAMLKGGLSHRHLSWPIGAALLAAAVLCAFAMTRMGADETGISLFERMRGMHMSKRLLIGASVTLPALVATLVLAWRRRLGFAALITLVGIEMAWNSSLAVWNTAVSDMPPQWLHRRLSALSEGPVIPDGRPVGFDDDTRNKLIYLGHATQDYLGGFSRDGVNSFWLRNAMDLEVVHTALWEAMARQPLAYLADSIIAFDMYRKGDVTAARDSGLAVLMPGHAKTNAQRRTGRDMATVTAFDRNTFTITCSTAGPRMLVLQQSHYPGWEASVDGSPSALLNVNIAAMAVEVPLGEHTVEFRYRKPLVPLLLALSLSGFFVLLFALSLAHRLSLAGAGALAGMVCWSLFAHAPKKDRLPSAVENMLASAPQGARVIVHDDGHCRDVMAQSEKEVASVRASEITDVPELKDLLASSSTLHWIDAGLKADPAVRAALLDRYEAHVLDHDEGAMHVELKARASAPPWRLLHAEEGDSRTLTKDQPFGPGHEFDLAPLKEVRHGTLLLDAMAAGPGARAVFVVERKKGDLTTAYIAQPMLVPSTVHGAVPVYAAIPMEELWRADERLKVYTWSHQGDSISIGAFRIRIADQRFDRW is encoded by the coding sequence ATGAACCCAGGTGCCATCGACCAAGGCGCTGATGCGTGGGCAAGGCGGTGGGGATGGCTGCTGATCGCTGTTGCGGTGCTGCTGGCCTACTGGCCGTTATCGAGCTTCCAATGGACGCTGACGCATGGCGATACGCTCAATTGCTGGCTGCCGTGGCGCTGGTTCATTGCCAGCAGCCTGCACAACGGGCAGTTCCCGCTCTGGAATCCGCATCAGCAATTCGGCTACCCCATGCACGCGGACCTGCAAGGTCCCAGCTGGTACGTGGAGGCCATCGCGCTGGGCGGCACCATCGGCCACGGCATTCATGTGCTCCAAGCGCTCTTCCTGCTTTACGTGATGATCGGAGGCTGGGGGGTGATGCGGCTCATCCGGAACCTGCACGGCGATGCGCGAGCCGGTTCGCTGGTCGGCCTGGCGTACGCGCTGGGCGGCTTCTTCACCGGCCACCAGCAGCATTTCTATGCGGTGATCAGTGCCGCTTGGCTGCCTTGGATGCTCGATGCCTTCCTGCGCCTGATGCAAGAGCCCGGCTGGAGGCCTGCCGCTCGCGTGTCGCTTTTCCAGGGCTTGCTGCTCACGGGCGGCAATCACACCTTCACCATCATCGGCGCCTATCTGCTGGCTGCTGTATTCGCGCTGCAGGCGTGGCGCACTTGGCGAGCTGACGGTTCAAGGGCCCTTGGTCCGCTGCTCTTGTGGAGCATGGCTGCCGCAATCGGATCGGCCGTGGTGGGTGCGGGCGCACTGCATGCATGGATCGATGCCGGCCCGCATCTGGCCCGCAGTGGTCCGTTGGCCTATGGGATCGCCATCCAGGGATCGGTCACCTGGCCGGCGCTCACCTCATTGCTCTTCCCGTTCGCAGTCGGCGCCGACCAGGCTCGCATCGGTGCGGATCCGAGCATGGCCAACCATTACATGGGCCTGATCGCGCTGGTGCTCGCAGCGGCATCCTTGCTTCGCCGTCGCACCGCGATCGAAAACCTTCTGCTGATAACCGGGTTGCTCTGCGGATTGATCGCAGCAGGTCCGGCGACGCCTATCCACCGCTGGGCCTTCGATCTTGTCCCCGGCTTCGACCTGTTCCGCTTCCCTTCCTATTTCATGGTGTTCTCCTGGCTCGCGGCGATGATCCTGGCTGGCGGGACCATCACCGCAATGCTCAAAGGAGGCCTCTCCCATCGGCACCTGTCCTGGCCGATAGGCGCAGCGCTGCTGGCCGCTGCGGTGCTCTGCGCCTTTGCCATGACGCGGATGGGCGCAGATGAGACCGGCATCAGCCTGTTCGAGCGGATGCGCGGCATGCACATGAGCAAGCGCCTGCTGATCGGGGCTTCCGTAACGCTGCCCGCATTGGTCGCCACTCTTGTTCTGGCGTGGCGGCGCAGGCTTGGCTTCGCCGCCTTGATCACGCTGGTCGGCATCGAGATGGCTTGGAACAGCTCGCTCGCGGTTTGGAACACTGCCGTGAGCGATATGCCGCCTCAATGGCTGCACCGCCGATTGAGCGCGTTGAGCGAGGGACCGGTGATCCCGGACGGCCGTCCCGTGGGGTTCGATGACGATACGCGCAATAAGCTGATCTACCTGGGCCACGCCACGCAGGACTACCTCGGCGGATTCTCGCGCGATGGCGTGAACAGCTTCTGGCTTCGCAACGCCATGGACCTCGAGGTCGTGCACACGGCTCTCTGGGAGGCGATGGCTCGGCAACCGTTGGCCTACTTGGCGGATTCGATCATCGCTTTCGATATGTACCGCAAAGGGGATGTAACGGCCGCACGAGACAGCGGCTTGGCGGTCCTCATGCCCGGGCACGCCAAGACCAACGCCCAACGACGCACAGGAAGGGACATGGCCACCGTGACTGCATTCGACCGCAACACGTTCACCATAACGTGCAGCACCGCTGGACCAAGGATGCTCGTGCTGCAGCAGAGCCACTATCCCGGTTGGGAGGCCAGCGTCGATGGCTCACCGAGCGCCCTGCTGAACGTGAACATCGCCGCCATGGCGGTTGAGGTGCCCTTGGGGGAGCACACCGTGGAGTTCCGTTACCGGAAGCCGCTCGTTCCCTTGCTGCTCGCGCTCTCGCTATCAGGCTTCTTCGTTCTGCTCTTCGCGCTGAGCTTGGCCCACCGCCTGAGCCTGGCAGGCGCCGGAGCGCTGGCTGGCATGGTATGCTGGTCGCTCTTCGCGCATGCACCGAAGAAAGATCGGCTGCCCAGCGCTGTAGAGAACATGTTGGCTAGCGCGCCGCAGGGAGCACGGGTCATTGTCCATGACGATGGCCATTGCCGCGATGTCATGGCGCAATCCGAAAAAGAGGTGGCCTCAGTCCGCGCAAGCGAGATCACGGATGTGCCCGAATTGAAGGACCTGCTGGCATCCTCATCCACTTTGCACTGGATCGACGCCGGACTGAAAGCCGACCCCGCCGTTCGTGCGGCGCTGCTCGACCGATACGAGGCGCATGTGCTCGATCATGATGAGGGTGCCATGCATGTTGAATTGAAGGCACGGGCGAGCGCCCCCCCATGGCGGCTGCTGCATGCCGAAGAAGGCGATTCCCGAACGCTGACCAAGGATCAGCCCTTCGGCCCCGGCCACGAGTTCGATTTGGCCCCGTTGAAGGAGGTCCGCCACGGAACCCTATTGCTCGATGCCATGGCCGCCGGCCCCGGAGCCCGCGCCGTCTTCGTGGTGGAGCGCAAGAAGGGGGACCTGACCACGGCCTACATCGCACAGCCCATGCTGGTGCCCAGCACCGTGCATGGTGCGGTGCCCGTGTACGCTGCGATTCCAATGGAGGAGCTCTGGCGGGCCGATGAGCGGCTCAAGGTGTACACCTGGTCGCATCAGGGCGATTCCATCAGCATCGGCGCCTTCCGGATCCGGATAGCTGACCAGCGCTTCGATCGCTGGTGA
- the mutS gene encoding DNA mismatch repair protein MutS, producing the protein MSQSATTPLMRQHAAIKAKHPDALLLFRVGDFYETFGSDAITASRVLGITLTGRNNGGSREELAGFPYHQLDNYLHKLVRAGLRVAVCDQLEDPKLAKTIVQRGVTQVATPGVSFSDQVVDRRDNHWLAALCGGEGGYGAAFLDVTTGEFLVAEESAEAMSKLIDGHAPRELLYPKGRSDAFIDSHAGRTYGHALDDWAFADEFARERLLSHFSTASLKGFGIEELRLAQRAAGAVLHYLSETRNDRLAHIARVARLRPGDHVGLDRFTIRNLELVTPTNEGGRSLLQAMDRCETPMGSRLLKRWILFPLIDRAAIAARHDVVGALKDAPSALEMLGTELRAVGDLERLVGKSAAARIAPRELLQLAQALEASERLRTALGSQPGALSEAAAAVTPPMDLAGELRAGIEPETPATLAKGGVIRSGNSTELDELRHVTTHAKELLLDVQRRETERTGISSLKVGYNNVFGYYLEVRHTHKDKVPSEWVRKQTLTGAERYITDELKSLEERILGAEERILALEQELYAALVLRVSGHIAALQSTAHAVAQLDVLRAFALNAAALRYCRPEVNEGRAIDIRQGRHPVIEQLLPAGEAYVANDVVLDPDERQITVITGPNMSGKSALLRQTALIALMAQMGSFVPASAARIGVVDRVFTRVGANDSLSTGESTFMVEMNESASILNNLSDRSLVLLDEIGRGTSTYDGISIAWAIAEYLHEHPMRPRTLFATHYHELNAMTESFLRIRNASVAVREVDGRVLFLRRLVPGGSDRSFGIHVAQMAGMPAAVVQRAKKVLAHLERAHAGNLGEDEPAGQRTSPSLRGLPLESQLSIFQLDDPALEAIRDQLNELEIDTLTPVEALLKLNEIKRMAGSGKTKLRKA; encoded by the coding sequence ATGAGCCAGTCCGCCACCACGCCCTTGATGCGGCAGCACGCCGCCATCAAGGCCAAGCACCCCGATGCGCTGCTGCTCTTCAGGGTGGGCGACTTCTACGAGACCTTCGGTTCGGACGCCATCACGGCCTCGCGGGTGCTGGGCATCACCCTTACGGGACGCAATAATGGCGGCAGCCGGGAGGAGTTGGCCGGCTTCCCGTACCATCAGCTCGACAACTACCTGCACAAGCTGGTGCGCGCCGGCTTGCGCGTGGCGGTGTGCGATCAGCTCGAGGACCCGAAGCTGGCCAAGACCATCGTGCAGCGCGGGGTCACGCAGGTGGCCACGCCGGGCGTATCCTTCAGCGATCAAGTCGTCGACCGCCGCGACAACCATTGGCTGGCCGCGCTCTGCGGGGGCGAAGGGGGCTACGGCGCCGCCTTCCTCGACGTCACCACCGGTGAGTTCCTCGTGGCGGAAGAGAGCGCCGAGGCCATGTCCAAGCTCATCGACGGCCACGCACCGCGTGAATTGCTCTACCCCAAAGGCCGCTCAGATGCCTTCATCGATTCCCACGCGGGCCGTACTTATGGCCATGCGCTCGATGATTGGGCCTTTGCGGATGAATTCGCGCGCGAGCGCCTGCTCAGCCATTTCAGCACTGCTTCGCTGAAGGGCTTCGGCATCGAAGAGCTGCGCTTGGCCCAACGGGCGGCCGGTGCGGTGCTCCACTACCTCAGCGAGACCCGCAACGACCGGCTGGCGCACATCGCACGCGTAGCCCGCTTGCGCCCAGGTGACCATGTGGGCCTCGACCGCTTCACCATCCGGAACCTTGAATTGGTGACGCCAACGAACGAGGGCGGTCGCAGCCTATTGCAGGCCATGGACCGCTGCGAGACGCCCATGGGCAGCCGCCTGCTGAAGCGCTGGATCCTATTCCCACTGATCGACCGCGCCGCGATCGCTGCTCGGCACGATGTGGTCGGTGCGTTGAAGGATGCCCCGTCGGCCTTGGAAATGCTCGGAACGGAGCTTCGCGCTGTGGGCGACCTGGAGCGGCTCGTGGGCAAATCCGCCGCCGCTCGCATCGCCCCGCGTGAGCTGCTGCAACTTGCGCAAGCACTGGAAGCTTCGGAACGCCTGCGCACAGCGCTCGGCTCCCAGCCGGGCGCATTGTCCGAGGCGGCCGCAGCCGTGACTCCGCCGATGGACCTGGCCGGCGAGCTGCGCGCAGGAATCGAGCCGGAGACCCCTGCCACCTTGGCCAAGGGCGGCGTGATCCGCAGCGGCAACAGCACCGAGCTCGATGAGCTGCGGCATGTGACCACGCACGCCAAGGAACTGCTGCTCGATGTGCAGCGCCGAGAGACCGAGCGCACCGGCATCAGCTCCTTGAAGGTGGGCTACAATAATGTGTTCGGCTATTACTTGGAAGTGCGCCACACCCACAAGGACAAGGTGCCCTCGGAGTGGGTGCGGAAGCAGACGCTGACGGGTGCCGAGCGGTATATCACCGACGAGCTGAAGTCTTTGGAAGAGCGGATCCTGGGCGCGGAGGAACGGATCCTTGCGCTCGAGCAGGAGCTGTATGCTGCGCTCGTGCTGCGCGTTTCCGGCCATATCGCCGCATTGCAGTCCACCGCGCATGCGGTCGCGCAGCTCGATGTGCTGCGCGCCTTCGCGCTGAATGCCGCCGCACTGCGTTATTGCCGGCCGGAGGTCAACGAAGGAAGGGCCATCGATATCCGGCAGGGCCGCCATCCGGTAATCGAGCAATTGCTGCCCGCTGGCGAAGCCTATGTGGCCAACGATGTCGTGCTCGACCCCGACGAGCGCCAGATCACGGTGATCACCGGGCCGAACATGAGCGGCAAGAGCGCGCTGCTGCGGCAGACGGCGCTGATCGCGCTCATGGCGCAGATGGGCAGCTTCGTTCCGGCGAGCGCCGCGCGCATCGGCGTGGTGGACCGTGTGTTCACGCGCGTCGGCGCCAACGACAGCCTGAGCACCGGCGAGAGCACCTTCATGGTGGAGATGAATGAGAGCGCGAGCATCCTCAACAACCTCAGCGACCGGAGCCTTGTGCTGCTCGATGAGATCGGCCGCGGCACCAGCACCTACGACGGCATCTCGATCGCTTGGGCCATCGCCGAGTACCTGCACGAGCACCCCATGAGGCCGCGCACCCTCTTCGCCACGCATTACCACGAGCTCAATGCCATGACCGAGAGCTTCCTGCGCATCCGCAACGCCAGCGTGGCGGTGCGCGAGGTCGATGGGCGCGTGCTCTTCCTGCGTCGCTTGGTGCCCGGCGGCAGCGACCGCAGCTTCGGGATCCATGTGGCGCAGATGGCCGGCATGCCCGCAGCGGTGGTGCAGCGCGCGAAGAAGGTGCTCGCCCATCTGGAGCGCGCGCATGCGGGCAACCTCGGCGAGGACGAACCGGCCGGCCAGCGCACCTCACCCAGCTTGCGCGGCCTTCCGCTCGAATCGCAGCTCAGCATCTTCCAGCTCGATGACCCCGCCTTGGAAGCGATACGCGACCAGCTCAATGAGCTTGAAATCGACACGCTCACCCCGGTTGAGGCGCTGTTGAAGCTCAATGAGATCAAGCGCATGGCCGGCTCCGGCAAGACGAAGCTGCGGAAAGCCTGA
- a CDS encoding RNA methyltransferase encodes MPFGDRKLNSDELGRLAPEAYSSALHQRVVVVLDDLRSRHNVGSIFRTCDAFGAERLVLCGFTPCPPHPEIEKTALGATRSVPWERSPDAASAMERLKADGYHVVAVELTAMAIQLNRLRDAHRGPLALVFGNELHGVSDAAVALADACVMVPQRGSKHSLNVSVCAGVVLHALTGNDG; translated from the coding sequence ATGCCTTTTGGAGACCGAAAGCTGAATTCAGACGAACTGGGCCGCTTGGCGCCCGAGGCTTATTCGTCCGCGCTTCACCAGCGGGTGGTGGTGGTGCTCGACGACCTGCGCAGCCGCCACAACGTGGGTTCAATCTTCCGCACCTGCGATGCCTTCGGGGCGGAGCGCTTGGTGCTTTGCGGCTTCACCCCATGCCCTCCGCATCCGGAGATCGAGAAGACCGCTCTCGGCGCCACGCGCTCGGTGCCGTGGGAGCGTTCACCCGATGCAGCCAGTGCGATGGAACGGCTGAAGGCGGACGGATACCATGTGGTGGCCGTGGAGCTCACGGCCATGGCCATCCAGCTCAACCGGCTCAGGGATGCTCATCGAGGTCCATTGGCCCTCGTGTTCGGGAATGAGCTGCACGGCGTGAGCGATGCGGCAGTGGCCTTGGCCGACGCCTGCGTGATGGTCCCGCAGCGCGGCAGCAAGCACTCGCTCAACGTGAGCGTATGCGCGGGAGTGGTGCTCCACGCCCTCACCGGCAATGATGGCTAG
- a CDS encoding PspC domain-containing protein has protein sequence MIAPIRSWFEQQAFGVCQWWAGKLNVKAEQVRLSFIYLSFITAGAHLVVYLVMAFVLQHKERIKQPLRRRSTVWDL, from the coding sequence ATGATCGCGCCCATCCGTTCCTGGTTCGAGCAGCAGGCTTTCGGGGTCTGCCAATGGTGGGCAGGCAAGCTCAACGTGAAGGCCGAGCAGGTGCGCCTGAGCTTCATCTACCTCAGCTTCATCACCGCTGGTGCCCACTTGGTGGTGTACTTGGTCATGGCCTTCGTGCTGCAGCACAAGGAGCGCATCAAGCAGCCATTGCGGCGAAGGAGCACGGTGTGGGACCTGTGA
- a CDS encoding isoprenyl transferase translates to MKARIDPARVPQHVAIIMDGNGRWAEQHGEARIVGHMNGVQGVRESLRGASAIGVKWLTLYAFSTENWNRPSDEVAALMDLLVRTVVQEIDELHENSVRLHAIGDIDSLPDACRETLQQAIARTAGNTRITLTLALSYSARWELVRMARLMARDAIDGRIIPEAIDEKAVGERLTTKGMPDPELLIRTSGEQRISNFLLWQIAYAELWFTPVLWPDFREEHLFQAVLDYQGRERRFGLTSKQVTHP, encoded by the coding sequence CTGAAGGCACGCATCGATCCCGCGCGCGTGCCGCAGCATGTGGCCATCATCATGGATGGCAATGGGCGATGGGCCGAGCAGCATGGCGAGGCGCGCATCGTAGGCCATATGAACGGCGTGCAGGGCGTGCGCGAATCACTGCGCGGGGCCAGCGCCATCGGGGTGAAATGGCTCACGCTCTACGCCTTCAGCACGGAGAATTGGAATCGCCCGTCCGACGAGGTCGCGGCCCTTATGGACCTGCTGGTGCGCACCGTGGTGCAGGAGATCGACGAGCTGCATGAGAACAGTGTTCGCCTGCACGCCATCGGCGATATCGATAGCCTGCCCGATGCCTGCCGCGAGACCTTGCAGCAGGCCATCGCGCGCACGGCTGGCAATACGCGGATCACGCTCACGCTCGCGCTCAGCTACAGCGCGCGCTGGGAGCTGGTGCGCATGGCCCGCCTGATGGCTCGAGATGCCATCGATGGGCGCATCATTCCCGAGGCCATCGATGAGAAGGCCGTGGGCGAGCGCCTCACGACGAAGGGGATGCCTGACCCCGAGCTGCTCATCCGCACCAGCGGCGAGCAGCGGATCAGCAACTTCCTCCTATGGCAGATCGCCTATGCCGAGCTCTGGTTCACGCCGGTGCTCTGGCCAGACTTCCGGGAGGAGCACCTGTTCCAAGCCGTGCTCGACTATCAAGGCCGAGAGCGCCGCTTCGGCCTCACCAGCAAGCAAGTGACACACCCGTGA